In one Pogona vitticeps strain Pit_001003342236 chromosome 14, PviZW2.1, whole genome shotgun sequence genomic region, the following are encoded:
- the PLBD2 gene encoding putative phospholipase B-like 2: MAKLPLPPLLLLLAAALPALSRPPPPLFPAPGSEPTRRCSVVLQPGVPPLRVVEGWAPDAVAWANLTEGIRDTGWALLELTTNEKYNDSLQAYAAGLAEATVSQQLMYMHWMNTMVGYCGPFKFQTDYCQKLKNYIETNLAWMEQQMEAGESSEYWYQVRLALLQLKGLEDGYNGQVSFPVGKFAIAPFGFLLFQLGGDLEDLESAFNKSGNHRVLGSGSCSALIKLLPGNQDLLVSHDTWNGYQSMLRILKRYTLPFRTSAHSDRLIPGYSQAFSSYPGMIFSGDDFYILSSGLVSLETTIGNSDSSRWKYLQPQDSVLEWLRNIVANRLATSGAEWAVIFQKYNSGTYNNQWMIVDYKAFIPGKASLQEGVLTVLEQIPGMILADDKTQLLYEEGYWASYNVPYFKEIFNASGLPQLVQKYGDWFSYEKTPRAQIFRRNQTLVRDLGSMIQLMRFNNFLRDPLSRCPTCDPKQNGENAIAARSDLNPANGTYPFGALRQRAHGGTDMKVTSFGMAKNYSFVAASGPTWDDVPAFQWSSSPFHNLLHMGHPDLWRFSPVQVCWG; this comes from the exons ATGGCGaagctgccgctgccgccgctgctgctcctTCTCGCCGCCGCCCTGCCGGCCCTTTCGCGCCCACCGCCTCCCCTCTTCCCGGCGCCCGGATCGGAGCCGACGCGCCGCTGCTCGGTGGTGCTCCAGCCGGGGGTCCCGCCGCTGAGAGTGGTCGAGGGCTGGGCGCCCGACGCCGTCGCCTGGGCCAACCTGACCGAGGGGATCCGGGACACCGG GTGGGCCTTGCTGGAGCTAACCACCAATGAGAAGTATAATGATAGCCTCCAGGCCTATGCGGCAGGGCTGGCTGAAGCGACGGTGTCTCAGCAG CTGATGTACATGCATTGGATGAACACCATGGTGGGTTACTGTGGGCCCTTCAAATTCCAGACCGACTACTGTCAGAAGCTGAAGAACTACATTGAGACTAACCTGGCCTGGATGGAGCAGCAGATGGAGGCAGGCGAAAGCTCCGAATACTGGTACCAG GTCCGCCTTGCCCTGCTCCAGTTGAAGGGACTTGAGGATGGTTACAACGGACAGGTGTCGTTTCCGGTGGGCAAGTTCGCCATTGCCCCGTTTGGCTTTCT CTTGTTCCAGTTGGGAGGTGATTTGGAAGACCTTGAATCCGCCTTCAATAAATCCGGCAACCACCGTGTCTTAGGCTCTGGGTCGTGTTCGGCCCTCATCAAACTGTTGCCTGGCAACCAGGATCTCCTGGTCTCCCATGACACATGGAACGGCTACCAGAGCATGCTGCGCATCCTCAAGAGGTATACTTTGCCGTTCCGGACTTCAGCCCACA GTGACCGCTTGATCCCTGGCTACTCCCAGGCTTTCTCTTCCTATCCTGGCATGATCTTCTCCGGGGATGACTTCTACATTTTGAGCAGTGGCTTG GTCTCTCTTGAAACCACAATTGGGAACAGCGACAGCAGCCGGTGGAAGTACCTCCAGCCCCAAGACAGTGTCCTGGAATGGCTGCGGAACATTGTGGCCAACCGGCTGGCCACGAGTGGGGCGGAGTGGGCGGTCATCTTCCAGAAATACAACAGTGGCAC ATACAATAATCAGTGGATGATTGTGGATTATAAAGCCTTTATCCCAGGCAAGGCAAGCCTCCAGGAAGGTGTGTTGACTGTGCTGGAGCAGATCCC GGGGATGATACTTGCCGATGACAAGACCCAGCTGCTGTACGAAGAAGGCTATTGGGCGAGCTACAATGTGCC GTACTTTAAAGAAATCTTCAACGCCAGTGGTCTTCCCCAGCTGGTGCAGAAGTATGGGGACTGGTTCTCCTACGAAAAAACCCCACGGGCTCAGATCTTCCGCCGTAATCAGACTCTTGTCCGGGACCTGGGCTCTATGATCCAGCTCATGCG GTTCAACAACTTCCTGAGGGATCCCCTGTCCCGCTGTCCAACGTGTGACCCGAAACAGAACGGAGAAAATGCAATCGCCGCTCGCTCAGACCTTAATCCTGCCAACGGCACGTACCCCTTTGGGGCCCTGCGCCAGAGGGCGCATGGGGGTACCGATATGAAG GTGACTTCCTTCGGCATGGCTAAGAACTACAGTTTTGTGGCCGCCAGTGGCCCGACCTGGGACGACGTGCCGGCTTTCCAGTGGAGCTCCTCGCCCTTCCACAACCTCCTGCACATGGGCCATCCTGACCTTTGGAGATTCTCCCCCGTCCAGGTCTGCTGGGGGTGA
- the SDS gene encoding L-serine dehydratase/L-threonine deaminase, which translates to MGPSKPLHVNTPLRESRPFSQVAGTKVYLKLDSAQPTGSFKIRGIGHFCKTWAERGCKGFVSSSGGNAGLAVAYSARMLGVPATIYVPTSTPAFTINRLKDEGSKVCVEGEMLAESTKAAKELVKNNPEWVYVSPFDDPLIWEGHVSLVREIKEQMDAKPGALVLSVGGGGMLCGVIRGLREVGWDDVPIIASETEGAHSLHAALAAGKLVTLPKITSIATTLGASTVAAEALKLAQEHPVFSVVVTDQEAVVAIEKFLDDEKILVEPACGATLAVVYGGLVERLQAEGKLSPRLDSLVVIVCGGNNISLAQLQNLKEQLGLQNHRDQRGQEDLTESQVSVAMWGIGAQSKGGGTLRASLRTCWKPCAY; encoded by the exons ATGGGCCCCAGCAAACCCCTCCACGTGAACACCCCACTTCGGGAGAGCAGGCCGTTCTCTCAGGTGGCCGGCACGAAGGTCTACCTGAAGCTCGACAGTGCTCAACCCACCGGCTCCTTCAAGATACGAGGCATCGGGCACTTCTGCAAAACG TGGGCAGAACGTGGCTGTAAGGGTTTTGTCAGCTCCTCAG GGGGAAATGCTGGGCTGGCAGTGGCTTACTCGGCCAGGATGTTGGGCGTCCCAGCGACCATCTATGTGCCCACGTCAACACCAGCTTTCACCATCAACCGTCTGAAAGACGAAGGAAGCAAAGTGTGTGTTGAGGGAGAG ATGCTGGCTGAAAGCACAAAAGCAGCCAAAGAGCTTGTCAAGAACAACCCAGAATGGGTCTACGTGTCTCCATTTGATGACCCGCTCATCTG GGAAGGACACGTGTCCTTGGTCAGAGAGATAAAGGAGCAGATGGATGCTAAGCCCGGAGCACTGGTGCTTTCGGTAGGAGGCGGAGGCATGCTGTGTGGGGTGATTCGGGGCCTCCGTGAAGTGGGCTGGGATGACGTGCCCATCATCGCCTCCGAGACGGAAGGTGCCCACAGCCTGCATGCTGCCTTGGCGGCTGGGAAGTTGGTGACGCTTCCCAAAATCACCAG CATTGCAACAACGCTTGGggccagcaccgtggctgcagaggCTCTGAAGCTGGCTCAAGAGCACCCCGTCTTCTCGGTGGTTGTCACAGATCAGGAGGCGGTCGTGGCCATTGAGAAGTTTTTAG ATGATGAGAAGATCTTGGTGGAACCAGCATGCGGGGCCACCTTGGCCGTGGTCTACGGCGGACTAGTCGAACGGCTGCAAGCGGAGGGCAAGTTGAGCCCCCGGCTGGACTCCCTAGTGGTTATTGTGTGCGGCGGTAACAACATCTCCCTGGCGCAGCTGCAAAACCTCAAGGAACAACTGGGCCTGCAGAACCACAGGGATCAAAGAGGGCAGGAGGACTTGACGGAGAGCCAGGTTTCAGTGGCCATGTGGGGCATCGGGGCACAAAGCAAGGGCGGCGGCACGCTGCGGGCTTCGCTCCGAACATGTTGGAAACCGTGCGCTTATTAA